In Lolium rigidum isolate FL_2022 chromosome 7, APGP_CSIRO_Lrig_0.1, whole genome shotgun sequence, the DNA window TTCTGAATAAATTCAGTAAAGTTGGGGGACAACAAAATTGAAAGAAAAAAATGGAAGCATGGTTTCACATCAAGGCTTCCATGACTGAGCGCATACTCTGACGGAGCTTCGCAGTAGCAGCTGTGGAGCGCTCGTGCGGTACAAAGCCAACCACCTCGTGGAGCTGCCTCAGCTGAATAGCTCCTCCTGCGTTGCTCCTACGTGGTCGATGCAGGTTGCAGGCGGCGGCCAAGCAAGCACGTGCGGGTCGACAAATCGCGACCACCGCGGACGAGatggccggggccggggcggggggggggggggattgggTTTGTACCGGCGGCCACGAGGCTTAGAGCAGCGGCGCGATGGGATCCGTTATGCTGGCGCGCGGGAGAACCGGCTGACGGCGGGAGCGCGCGGGAGAACTGGATGGGCTGCGCGGGACTGAGCGGGCAGTGCTAAGTGCGTGGTgagccggggcagcggcggcgggcggcgcgtcggAAACTAGTTCGGCGgcagggggcgggggggggggggggttccttAGTAGGTGAGGCATACAAGGACCGTAATAGGTGGGGCGTGCAGGGTCCCCAGGTGGGATCCTGTCAGAACAAAACTCACCATGCGGTTTGATTGGGCGGATCGGACTGACCAAAAACGACTGCTCAGATTGCGAATTCTGTGTACCAACTAAAAAGGAATGCCATCTCGAGGCACAGGAAACATCCTTCTGTTAAACGTTGAGACACATACATTCCAGAGCTAACATATTGAAGTCGGCAGTGTGTTCAGTCAAATACTCCCTATTTTGAGGGTCAACAAGGAGTCCTCCACTCCTCGGCTCCTTCAGAGATGAATAACCAAGATAATGTTGtcgatttgcaaaaaaaaaaaaaaaaaaaaaaaaagcaacaggAGACAGATTGTGAAAAAGGGCAAGGAAATGATACCAAAACAAGATGGAATGAACGAATTTCTTATAAAATTAAGGCTACAAAGAACAGCATCCATATCTCAAGGAACGACAACATGAGCAGTTTATAAAACCAACTATCATGTATGTCCTTTCAACATCTAGCACAGCAGAGCGCAATATGGCTGAACAATTCACATCTGCTGCAAACCTGGACTAGAGGAGAAGAGTATTGTTTCATTGATCAGCTGAGTCAGCAATGGGGGGCCAGCAGCTCCGTGGTTTTATTGCCTGCCTTTCTTGGAGCTGCAGTCAGGGCACTTGTAGTGCTTTATGTGCTCAGCTTTCGCCGGAGTTATCCTCACGCACTTGCCATGGAACCACCGCTCACAAATATCACAACCAATCCAGAACTCACTTGCATTGTAGCGACCACCACATGTTCCACAGAGAGTCTCGCTgtgttcatcgtcgtcctcgtagGCATCATCAACAACAGCTGGCCTCGAGTTCCTTGTCTGCATATCATTATTTGCTCGCTGCATAACAAAGTCAGATTTGAGTTTCTGGAAGCAAGGAAAACAATTGGACAACAATGTTTGACGTGAGAAAACTAATAAAAACATTGACAAGGCACCTTAGCCAATTGTCTGGATTTGCCACTATTCTCAACACCAGATTTATTATCCCTGCTGTGCTTACGTTCAGACAATGATTCAAGCACAGTTGCTTGGTCGTTGATCATGCTGAATAAGCGCTTCCTGATAAACAAAGCAAATCACTGATTCCAGGAAAAGGATGAGGTTGaagttttcaaacaaaaaaattcaaTACCATGAAATGAAACCTTTTTTTAGCTGAAAAATGTAGGGAAGCCCAAACAGTAAAATTTTATTTAAAGAGATAAAATATGTACAAGAGGAGAAGAAACGAGGGAATGTACAAAAGGGCCTAGCCCTGGGCATAACCCAAAGAGGACTACACACATGGTATATTAAAATGATGATGGGTGCACACAAGTGGCTTTCAATCAGACACCAATTACTCCACACATGGTATATTAAATAAGGTTATTCACGAAGATTTAGTGCATAGGCAATATATAAGAATTCTGTTTCAACTGAAAACAATAGTTTTTTGCTTAAAAAGAAAAACTGA includes these proteins:
- the LOC124669153 gene encoding PHD finger protein ALFIN-LIKE 2-like, giving the protein MDVATAPVSPAPRTVEDIYKDFNNRRTALVRALTVDVDDFFGYCDPEKENLCLYGYSNGSWEVALPAEEVPPEMPEPALGINFARDGMHRRDWLSLVAVHSDSWLLSVAFFFGARLNANERKRLFSMINDQATVLESLSERKHSRDNKSGVENSGKSRQLAKRANNDMQTRNSRPAVVDDAYEDDDEHSETLCGTCGGRYNASEFWIGCDICERWFHGKCVRITPAKAEHIKHYKCPDCSSKKGRQ